Proteins from one Faecalibacterium sp. I3-3-33 genomic window:
- a CDS encoding diaminopimelate decarboxylase has product MEKKPFLTEAMAQQIIEDVPTPFHVYDEKGIRENVRRINKAFSWNKGFKEYFAVKALPNPVILQILKEEGCGVDCSSLTELMLSEACGFTGHEIMFSSNQTPVEDMQKAYELGAYINLDDATMVEFLERVAGVPQEIFCRYNPGGTFQLGESEEGFQVMDKPGDAKYGMTEQQMIDSYKKLMQKGAKQFGIHAFLASNTISDAYYPELAAILFRLAVRVQQATGAHISYINLSGGVGIPYRPEQTENDIMAIGEGVRQKFEEILVPAGMGDVAIFSEMGRFTTGPYGALVSTVIHEKHIYKEYIGLDACAANLMRPAMYGAYHHITVLGKENEPCDHKYDVVGGLCENNDKFAIDRMLPKIDIGDILYIHDTGAHGSAMGYNYNGKLHCAEVLLCEDGSHRLIRRAQTPRDYFATLDFLPFMKPLFED; this is encoded by the coding sequence ATGGAAAAGAAACCGTTTCTGACCGAGGCGATGGCACAGCAGATCATTGAGGACGTGCCCACGCCGTTCCACGTCTATGACGAGAAGGGCATCCGGGAGAATGTCCGCCGCATCAACAAGGCCTTCAGCTGGAACAAGGGATTCAAGGAATACTTTGCGGTCAAGGCACTGCCCAACCCCGTTATCCTGCAGATCCTCAAGGAGGAGGGCTGCGGCGTGGACTGCTCCTCCCTGACCGAGCTGATGCTCAGCGAGGCTTGCGGCTTTACCGGCCACGAGATCATGTTCTCCTCCAACCAGACCCCTGTGGAGGATATGCAGAAGGCCTACGAGCTGGGCGCCTACATCAATCTGGACGACGCCACTATGGTGGAGTTTCTGGAGCGGGTGGCCGGTGTGCCGCAGGAGATCTTCTGCCGCTATAACCCCGGCGGAACCTTCCAGCTGGGCGAGAGCGAAGAGGGCTTTCAGGTCATGGACAAGCCCGGCGATGCCAAGTACGGCATGACCGAGCAGCAGATGATCGACAGCTACAAAAAGCTGATGCAGAAGGGCGCAAAGCAGTTCGGCATCCATGCCTTCCTTGCCTCCAACACCATCTCGGACGCCTACTACCCGGAGCTGGCAGCCATCCTGTTCCGTCTGGCTGTCCGGGTGCAGCAGGCTACCGGTGCGCACATCAGCTACATCAACCTGTCCGGCGGCGTGGGCATCCCTTACCGCCCGGAGCAGACCGAGAACGACATCATGGCCATCGGTGAGGGCGTGCGCCAGAAGTTTGAGGAGATCCTTGTGCCTGCCGGTATGGGCGATGTGGCCATCTTCAGCGAGATGGGCCGCTTTACCACCGGCCCCTACGGCGCACTGGTGTCCACCGTCATCCACGAAAAGCACATCTATAAGGAGTACATCGGTCTGGACGCCTGCGCCGCAAACCTGATGCGCCCCGCCATGTACGGCGCTTACCACCACATCACCGTGCTGGGCAAGGAGAACGAGCCCTGCGACCACAAGTACGACGTGGTGGGTGGCCTGTGCGAGAACAATGACAAGTTTGCCATCGACCGGATGCTGCCCAAGATCGACATCGGGGATATCCTTTACATCCATGATACAGGTGCCCACGGCTCTGCTATGGGCTACAACTACAACGGCAAGCTGCACTGCGCCGAGGTGCTGCTGTGCGAGGACGGCTCTCACCGGCTGATCCGCCGCGCCCAGACCCCCCGCGATTACTTTGCAACGCTGGACTTTTTGCCCTTTATGAAGCCCCTGTTTGAGGACTGA
- a CDS encoding polysaccharide biosynthesis protein — MKDRTKNTPQVLLRRALLVLLDAAIVAFSFYFALLLRADGAVEAVWWPHNRALLYENLPWIVAAYIVSFLAGGLYSVLWKYAGERDLIRLAGMIAVPTAVVYVVNRCLIHGVLFNSANCMASVLIFLFVGGSRLAWRLFLNHPLGERLRKVPAKDPNRPVMIVGAGEAGAWAINVCKSNKEYGHAVVAVDDDPAKLNQTIHGVPVKGTLEDIPELCKRYGIHSIIIAIPTLKGSKLSHVIDLCVSTHCAVQVLSDPQLVGSGAPQQEVFRELNPADFLSREEVTLDTDKISGYLTGKTVLVTGGGGSIGSELCRQVMRFKPGKLLIFDIYENCAYELQMELQQKYGRDIPVTVLIGSIRDKKRLDEVFDTYHPTVVFHAAAHKHVPLMEVSPAEAVKNNVLGTKNLLVSASEHGVERFVQLSTDKAVNPTSVMGCTKRICEMLIQTFAGNTDMKCVAVRFGNVLGSHGSVIPLFEAQIKKGGPVTLTDPNIVRYFMTIPEAAQLVLQAGALAESGNIYVLDMGEPVRIMDLAKQLIRFYGYEPGVNMEIKIVGLRPGEKLYEELMMDEEQDKMRRTQHNKIFVASPRTIDLAEFYGQLQALEAAAAHNDEGVVRQLAAMIPTFTPTRENLKL; from the coding sequence GTGAAAGATAGAACCAAGAATACCCCGCAGGTGCTGCTGCGCCGTGCGCTGCTGGTGCTGCTGGATGCAGCCATTGTGGCATTCAGCTTTTATTTTGCCTTGCTGCTGCGGGCAGACGGTGCCGTAGAGGCCGTGTGGTGGCCCCACAACCGCGCCCTGTTGTACGAAAATCTGCCGTGGATCGTGGCGGCGTATATCGTCAGTTTTCTGGCGGGCGGGCTGTACTCGGTGCTGTGGAAGTACGCCGGCGAGCGGGATCTGATCCGTCTTGCCGGGATGATCGCCGTGCCTACTGCCGTGGTGTATGTGGTGAACCGCTGTCTTATCCACGGTGTGCTGTTCAATTCTGCAAACTGCATGGCCTCGGTGCTCATCTTTTTGTTCGTCGGCGGCAGCCGCTTGGCATGGCGGCTGTTTTTGAACCACCCGCTGGGCGAGCGGCTGCGCAAAGTGCCCGCCAAGGACCCCAACCGCCCGGTGATGATCGTGGGCGCGGGCGAAGCCGGTGCGTGGGCCATCAACGTGTGCAAATCCAACAAGGAATACGGCCACGCCGTGGTGGCGGTGGACGATGACCCCGCAAAGCTGAACCAGACCATCCACGGCGTACCGGTGAAGGGCACGCTGGAGGACATCCCGGAGCTGTGCAAGCGCTACGGCATCCACAGCATCATCATTGCCATCCCTACCTTAAAGGGCAGCAAGCTGAGCCATGTCATCGACCTGTGCGTCAGCACCCACTGCGCGGTACAGGTGCTCAGCGACCCGCAGCTGGTGGGCAGCGGTGCACCCCAGCAGGAGGTGTTCCGCGAGCTGAACCCCGCCGATTTCCTCTCCCGTGAGGAGGTCACGCTGGATACCGACAAAATTTCCGGCTACCTTACCGGCAAAACGGTGCTGGTAACGGGAGGCGGCGGCTCCATCGGCAGTGAGCTGTGCCGTCAGGTCATGCGCTTCAAGCCCGGAAAGCTGCTCATCTTTGATATCTACGAAAACTGCGCCTACGAGCTGCAGATGGAACTGCAGCAGAAGTACGGACGCGATATCCCGGTCACGGTGTTGATCGGCTCTATCCGGGATAAAAAGCGTCTGGACGAGGTTTTTGATACCTACCACCCCACGGTGGTGTTCCATGCGGCGGCGCACAAGCACGTTCCGCTGATGGAGGTAAGCCCCGCCGAGGCCGTAAAAAATAACGTACTGGGCACCAAAAACCTGCTGGTCAGCGCCAGCGAGCACGGGGTGGAGCGCTTTGTGCAGCTTTCCACCGATAAGGCCGTGAACCCCACCAGCGTCATGGGCTGCACCAAGCGCATCTGCGAGATGCTCATCCAGACCTTTGCGGGCAACACGGACATGAAGTGCGTGGCGGTGCGGTTCGGCAACGTGCTGGGCAGCCACGGCAGCGTTATCCCGCTGTTTGAAGCCCAGATCAAAAAGGGCGGGCCGGTCACCCTGACCGACCCCAACATCGTGCGCTATTTTATGACCATTCCGGAGGCAGCCCAGCTGGTGCTGCAGGCGGGCGCATTGGCAGAGAGCGGCAACATCTATGTGCTGGACATGGGCGAGCCGGTGCGTATTATGGATCTTGCCAAGCAGCTCATCCGCTTTTACGGCTACGAGCCGGGCGTGAATATGGAGATCAAGATCGTGGGTCTGCGCCCCGGCGAAAAGCTTTACGAAGAGCTGATGATGGACGAGGAGCAGGACAAGATGCGCCGCACCCAGCACAACAAGATCTTTGTGGCAAGCCCCCGCACCATTGATCTGGCCGAGTTTTACGGGCAGCTGCAGGCGCTGGAAGCCGCTGCTGCCCACAACGATGAGGGCGTGGTGCGCCAGCTGGCGGCCATGATCCCCACCTTTACCCCCACCCGGGAGAACCTGAAACTGTAA